Proteins from a genomic interval of Hydrogenophaga sp. PAMC20947:
- a CDS encoding SDR family oxidoreductase has product MNKTLLVTGGSRGIGAATALLAARSGWSVAVNYATNSLAADEVVRSIRGDGGTAMAIRADVADEAQVLAMFKKIDAKLGPLSGLVNNAGVVDVSARIDEMSVARWRRMFDINVIGSMLCAREAVRRMSTRHGGQGGAIVNVSSAASRLGSPGQYVDYAAAKGAVDAFTIGLAKEVAAEGIRVNAVRPGLIDTDIHASGGLPDRVKDLQHLVPMQRGGTADEVAQSIVWLLSDAASYTTMSLLDVSGGR; this is encoded by the coding sequence ATGAATAAAACACTGTTGGTGACCGGTGGCAGCCGAGGCATTGGCGCGGCCACAGCCCTGCTGGCGGCGCGCTCGGGCTGGTCCGTGGCGGTGAATTACGCAACCAACTCGCTGGCGGCCGACGAAGTGGTGCGCTCCATTCGTGGCGATGGCGGGACCGCCATGGCCATTCGGGCGGACGTGGCCGACGAGGCGCAGGTGCTGGCCATGTTCAAAAAGATTGATGCCAAGCTCGGTCCGCTGAGCGGTTTGGTCAACAACGCGGGCGTGGTGGATGTGAGCGCGCGCATCGATGAAATGAGCGTGGCGCGCTGGCGCCGCATGTTCGACATCAACGTGATCGGCTCCATGCTCTGCGCGCGCGAAGCCGTGCGGCGCATGAGCACCCGCCATGGCGGCCAAGGTGGCGCCATCGTCAACGTGTCCAGCGCCGCTTCGCGCCTGGGCTCGCCTGGCCAATACGTGGACTACGCGGCGGCCAAAGGCGCGGTCGATGCCTTCACCATCGGCCTGGCCAAAGAAGTCGCGGCCGAAGGCATCCGCGTCAATGCCGTGCGCCCGGGCTTGATCGACACCGATATTCATGCCTCTGGCGGCTTGCCGGATCGGGTGAAAGACTTGCAACACCTGGTGCCCATGCAACGCGGAGGTACCGCAGACGAAGTGGCGCAGTCCATCGTCTGGCTGTTGTCGGACGCCGCCAGCTACACCACCATGAGCCTGCTCGACGTGTCGGGCGGCCGCTGA
- a CDS encoding dienelactone hydrolase family protein, whose amino-acid sequence MGHPTTLTAADGFSFPAYVAEPAGSPKGGIVLLQEIFGVNSHIRAVADSYAAEGYRVVAPATFHRVRPDVALGYTEADMGEGMGLKTAVEALPAPGVLQDIQAAIVEAAKAGKVGIVGYCWGGLLTWRSACTLTGLSAAVPYYGGGMTAGGEAVRQPQVPVLAHFGDQDHWIPLETVESFRQAKPQVEVHVYAANHGFNCDQRKSYNEAAAQLARQRTLAFFKQHLA is encoded by the coding sequence ATGGGCCACCCCACCACGCTCACCGCCGCCGACGGCTTTTCTTTTCCTGCCTACGTGGCTGAGCCCGCTGGGTCGCCCAAGGGCGGCATCGTCTTGTTGCAGGAGATCTTTGGTGTCAACAGTCATATCCGCGCTGTGGCGGATAGTTATGCCGCCGAAGGCTACCGAGTGGTCGCGCCCGCCACCTTCCACCGCGTCCGGCCCGATGTGGCCCTGGGGTACACCGAGGCTGATATGGGGGAGGGGATGGGCCTCAAGACGGCGGTGGAAGCCCTGCCTGCACCTGGTGTCCTGCAAGATATCCAGGCCGCCATCGTGGAGGCGGCCAAAGCGGGGAAAGTGGGCATCGTAGGCTATTGCTGGGGCGGCCTGTTGACGTGGCGCTCGGCTTGTACATTGACTGGCTTGTCAGCCGCTGTGCCGTACTACGGCGGCGGCATGACGGCGGGTGGCGAAGCCGTGCGCCAGCCGCAGGTCCCCGTGCTGGCGCATTTCGGCGATCAGGATCACTGGATTCCCCTGGAAACCGTGGAGTCGTTTCGACAGGCGAAGCCCCAGGTCGAGGTTCACGTGTACGCCGCCAACCATGGTTTCAACTGTGACCAGCGGAAGTCCTACAACGAAGCTGCGGCCCAGTTGGCACGTCAGCGCACGCTGGCATTCTTCAAACAGCACCTCGCTTGA
- a CDS encoding magnesium transporter CorA family protein, translated as MRCFHIQPHGVTELPGCPERAPAHGFIWIACGRREFEVELTHIQNTLQAVTGRTLLDLHTSDLLNNQLPSHFDYTSDYDVLVFRRLTAGQTEADLAAPGTPLNQPLRRGGPPVLRRIDTSPVGFAVFDKVVLSVHPAGCAVLEHYAQRMLSAPSLATPHAGTRSAGNHLPASPADLMLRVVTHMVDGYLDLRRELTRQLDHWQTELLKPRARFLNWSALLDARMSLHQLDDICEDQHSAVLDWIESLSSWEADDDTGGQRGLELLRVRSRDVLEHIERVVHHVRRLEQNAEAAVQMHFSLQSNRTNDIMRTLTVLTAVFLPLNLIAGIFGMNFEFIPLVHRQGGFWWAMGTMVFTAAGLSVFFWRKRYLERSAR; from the coding sequence TTGCGTTGCTTCCACATCCAGCCCCATGGCGTCACCGAGCTCCCCGGGTGCCCTGAGCGAGCGCCAGCCCACGGTTTTATCTGGATCGCCTGTGGGCGGCGCGAGTTCGAAGTCGAGTTGACCCACATCCAGAACACGTTGCAGGCGGTGACCGGACGGACACTGCTCGATCTGCACACGTCGGACCTGCTGAACAACCAGCTGCCATCGCACTTTGACTACACATCGGACTACGATGTGCTGGTGTTTCGGCGCCTGACGGCAGGCCAGACCGAGGCCGATCTGGCTGCCCCAGGCACCCCGCTCAACCAGCCTCTGCGTCGCGGTGGCCCCCCGGTTTTGCGGCGCATTGACACCAGCCCGGTGGGATTCGCGGTCTTCGACAAGGTGGTTCTTTCCGTGCATCCGGCGGGTTGCGCGGTGCTGGAACATTACGCGCAGCGCATGCTGTCGGCGCCCAGTCTGGCGACCCCTCACGCGGGTACGCGCAGCGCGGGGAACCACTTGCCCGCCAGCCCGGCCGATTTGATGTTGCGTGTGGTGACCCACATGGTGGACGGCTACCTGGATTTGCGCCGCGAACTCACGCGGCAACTCGACCACTGGCAAACCGAGCTGCTCAAGCCCCGGGCGAGATTCCTGAACTGGTCTGCGCTGCTCGACGCCCGCATGTCGTTGCACCAGCTCGACGACATTTGCGAAGACCAGCACTCGGCGGTGCTGGACTGGATTGAATCGCTCTCGAGCTGGGAAGCCGATGACGACACGGGTGGCCAGCGGGGCCTGGAGTTGTTGCGCGTTCGCAGCCGCGATGTGCTGGAGCACATTGAACGGGTGGTGCACCATGTGCGCCGGCTGGAGCAGAACGCCGAGGCTGCGGTGCAAATGCACTTTTCCCTGCAAAGCAACCGCACCAACGACATCATGCGCACGCTCACGGTGCTCACGGCCGTCTTTCTGCCGCTGAACCTGATCGCCGGCATTTTCGGCATGAACTTTGAGTTCATTCCCCTGGTTCACCGCCAGGGCGGCTTTTGGTGGGCCATGGGCACCATGGTCTTTACCGCAGCGGGACTGAGCGTGTTTTTCTGGCGCAAGCGTTACCTGGAACGCTCGGCTCGTTGA
- a CDS encoding MaoC family dehydratase, with protein sequence MTATTPEQSPHIKFWWEDLEIGQTRDLGTVSPTREEIISFASQFDPQPFHLSDEGGKASVFGALSASGWHTCAMAMRLMVTNFLHESSSLGSPGLENLKWTKPVYPGDVLRLQHTITEKRAMSKRPDVGLVRTVWEMFNQQGDKVLHMEGYGMFRRRSPDKL encoded by the coding sequence ATGACCGCCACCACCCCTGAACAAAGCCCCCACATCAAATTCTGGTGGGAAGACCTTGAAATCGGTCAGACCCGGGACCTCGGCACGGTTTCGCCCACCCGCGAAGAGATCATCAGTTTCGCCAGCCAGTTCGATCCACAACCCTTTCACCTCAGCGATGAAGGCGGCAAGGCCTCGGTGTTCGGCGCCTTGAGCGCCAGCGGCTGGCATACCTGTGCCATGGCCATGCGCTTGATGGTGACCAACTTCTTGCATGAAAGCTCAAGCCTGGGTTCGCCGGGATTGGAAAACTTGAAATGGACCAAGCCGGTCTACCCCGGCGACGTATTGCGTTTGCAACACACCATCACCGAGAAGCGCGCCATGAGCAAAAGGCCTGATGTGGGCCTGGTGCGCACGGTGTGGGAGATGTTCAACCAGCAGGGCGACAAGGTGTTGCACATGGAGGGTTACGGCATGTTTCGCCGCCGTTCACCGGACAAGCTTTGA
- a CDS encoding 2-hydroxychromene-2-carboxylate isomerase has translation MRHTVDYYFAPNSPWTYLGHARLAKMAAARGATVRVLPVNLGDVFSTSGGLPLPQRAPQRQAYRLVELKRFSEALEMPLNVQPQFFPVAADDAARLIVAAEMTKGSNAAMALTGAICTAVWVQERNIADAAVLGELLAECGLDAGLLQRSQEADVQARYEQNTQAAKDAGVFGAPSYVIDGELFWGQDRLDFVKRRLHA, from the coding sequence ATGCGTCACACAGTGGACTACTATTTCGCCCCCAACAGCCCTTGGACTTACCTGGGCCACGCGCGGCTGGCAAAGATGGCGGCCGCCCGCGGCGCCACCGTGCGGGTTTTGCCGGTGAACCTGGGCGATGTGTTTTCAACCTCGGGCGGCTTGCCCTTGCCCCAGCGTGCGCCGCAGCGCCAAGCCTACCGATTGGTGGAACTCAAACGCTTCAGCGAAGCACTGGAAATGCCGCTGAACGTGCAGCCCCAGTTCTTCCCGGTGGCCGCTGACGACGCGGCGCGCCTCATCGTCGCCGCCGAAATGACCAAAGGCAGCAACGCCGCCATGGCGCTGACGGGTGCCATATGCACGGCTGTCTGGGTTCAGGAGCGCAACATCGCCGATGCCGCCGTATTGGGCGAATTGCTGGCCGAGTGCGGGCTGGACGCTGGCTTGCTGCAGCGCTCGCAGGAGGCCGATGTGCAGGCCCGTTATGAACAGAACACCCAGGCCGCCAAAGACGCCGGGGTGTTTGGCGCGCCCAGCTACGTGATCGACGGTGAGCTCTTCTGGGGCCAGGACCGGCTGGACTTTGTGAAGCGCCGCTTGCACGCCTGA
- the hemB gene encoding porphobilinogen synthase, with protein MHAPAPFPLSRPRRLRRDSFTRDLVREHRLTPADLIYPVFVLDGTQRREAVGSMPGVDRLSLDLLLPVAEECVKLGIPVMALFPVIDASLKTPDGREATNPDGLVPRVVRALKERFPELGVMTDVALDPFTSHGQDGLLDEHNYILNDPTVDILVQQALTQAEAGVDMVAPSDMMDGRIGAIRQALEARGLVHTRIMAYSAKYASAFYGPFRDAVGSAANLGKADKKVYQMDPGNSDEALREVALDLAEGADMVMVKPGMPYLDIVRRVKDEFRVPTFAYQVSGEYAMLKAAALNGWLDHDAVMMESLLAFKRAGADGVLTYFARDAARLLSR; from the coding sequence ATGCACGCTCCTGCCCCCTTCCCACTTTCCCGCCCGCGGCGTTTGCGCCGCGATTCGTTCACCCGCGACCTGGTGCGAGAGCACCGCCTGACCCCGGCCGATCTGATTTACCCGGTGTTTGTGCTCGACGGTACTCAACGCCGAGAGGCCGTGGGCTCCATGCCCGGCGTCGACCGCTTGAGCCTGGACCTGCTGCTGCCCGTGGCCGAAGAGTGCGTGAAGCTGGGCATTCCGGTGATGGCGCTGTTTCCGGTGATTGATGCATCCCTGAAGACGCCCGACGGGCGCGAAGCCACAAACCCCGACGGCCTGGTGCCGCGCGTGGTGCGGGCCTTGAAAGAGCGCTTCCCCGAGCTGGGCGTGATGACGGACGTGGCGCTGGACCCGTTCACCAGCCATGGGCAAGATGGCCTGCTCGATGAGCACAACTACATCCTCAACGACCCGACGGTCGACATTCTGGTGCAGCAGGCGCTGACCCAGGCCGAGGCAGGCGTGGACATGGTGGCCCCCAGCGACATGATGGACGGCCGCATCGGCGCCATCCGCCAGGCTCTGGAAGCCCGCGGGCTGGTGCACACGCGCATCATGGCGTACAGCGCCAAATACGCCAGCGCGTTTTACGGGCCCTTCCGCGATGCGGTGGGCTCGGCGGCCAATCTGGGCAAGGCGGACAAAAAGGTGTACCAGATGGACCCGGGCAACAGCGATGAGGCCTTGCGCGAGGTGGCGCTGGACCTCGCTGAAGGCGCCGACATGGTGATGGTCAAGCCTGGCATGCCTTACCTGGACATCGTGCGCCGCGTGAAGGACGAGTTCCGCGTGCCCACCTTTGCCTACCAGGTGAGCGGTGAATACGCCATGCTCAAGGCCGCGGCCCTGAACGGCTGGCTGGACCACGACGCGGTGATGATGGAAAGCCTGCTGGCGTTCAAGCGAGCCGGCGCCGATGGCGTGCTGACCTATTTCGCGCGTGATGCAGCACGCCTGCTGTCGCGCTGA